A single genomic interval of Rhododendron vialii isolate Sample 1 chromosome 3a, ASM3025357v1 harbors:
- the LOC131319862 gene encoding granule-bound starch synthase 1, chloroplastic/amyloplastic-like, with protein MATVASSRLVSRSSATGSDRKSPFAEDGAMRSKHMTYSGLRPSNKLDLLQLRTNAKAGSRLFGRKAAKTETARASQGVIKCGMNLVFVGAEVGPWSKTGGLGDVLGGLPPAMAANGHRVMTVSPRYDQYKDAWDTEVFVEIKVGDRLETVRFFHCYKRGVDRVFVDHPLFLEKVWGKTATKIYGPKAGVDYKDNQLRFSLLCQAALEAPRVLNLNSSKYFSGPYGENVVFIANDWHTALLPCYLKTMYKSRGMYKSAKVAFCIHNIAYQGRFAFGDFSLLNLPDQFKGSFDFMDGYNKPVKGRKINWMKAGILESDRVVTVSPYYAHELVSGEDKGVELDNILRVTGITGIVNGMDAQEWNPSTDKYIDVKYNATTVMDAKPILKEALQAEVGLPVDRNIPVIGFIGRLEEQKGSDILVEAISQFVGEDVQIIILGTGKKHMEEQIEELGDLYPDKARGVAKFNRPLAHMIIAGVDFMLIPSRFEPCGLIQLQAMPYGTIPIVASTGGLFDTVKEGFTGFQMGAFNVECETVDPADVKAVATTVKRALQTYSTPALAEMIQNCMAQELSWKEPAKKWEKLLLSMEGAGSKPGVDGEEIAPLAKENVATP; from the exons ATGGCAACCGTGGCCTCTTCGCGGCTTGTATCGAGGAGCTCCGCAACTGGATCGGACCGTAAATCACCGTTCGCCGAAGATGGCGCCATGAGAAGCAAACACATGACTTACAGTGGACTGAGACCTTCTAACAAACTGGATCTGCTACAGTTGAGAACCAATGCGAAGGCCGGTAGCAGGCTGTTTGGGAGGAAAGCGGCCAAAACTGAAACAGCCAGGGCATCCCAGGGAGTAATCAAGTGTGGAATGAACTTGGTCTTTGTTGGAGCAGAGGTTGGTCCCTGGAGCAAGACCGGTGGACTCGGCGACGTTCTTGGAGGACTCCCCCCGGCCATGGCG GCCAATGGGCACCGAGTCATGACAGTATCACCACGATACGACCAGTATAAAGATGCCTGGGATACAGAGGTGTTCGTTGAG ATCAAAGTCGGGGACAGACTTGAAACCGTTCGCTTCTTCCACTGCTACAAACGAGGTGTTGACCGTGTTTTCGTAGACCATCCACTCTTCCTTGAGAAG GTGTGGGGAAAAACTGCAACCAAAATCTATGGTCCCAAGGCCGGAGTGGATTATAAAGACAACCAACTTCGCTTCAGCCTGTTATGCCAG GCTGCTCTTGAAGCACCAAGGGTCCTGAATTTAAACAGCAGCAAATACTTCTCCGGACCATATG GAGAGAACGTTGTTTTCATTGCTAACGATTGGCACACCGCTCTTCTTCCCTGCTACCTAAAAACTATGTACAAATCTAGGGGAATGTATAAAAGTGCCAAG GTTGCTTTTTGCATTCACAACATTGCCTACCAAGGCAGATTTGCCTTTGGAGATTTTTCACTACTAAACCTCCCAGATCAATTTAAGGGATCTTTTGATTTCATGGACGG ATATAACAAGCCGGTGAAGGGAAGGAAGATTAACTGGATGAAGGCTGGGATACTAGAATCAGACAGGGTTGTGACAGTTAGCCCCTATTACGCTCACGAACTTGTTTCAGGTGAAGATAAAGGTGTGGAATTGGATAACATCCTTCGCGTGACTGGTATCACTGGTATTGTGAATGGCATGGATGCACAAGAGTGGAACCCATCTACTGACAAATATATCGATGTGAAGTACAATGCCACAACT GTGATGGATGCGAAGCCCATTTTGAAAGAAGCCCTACAAGCAGAAGTTGGGCTGCCTGTTGATAGGAACATTCCTGTAATTGGCTTCATCGGTAGACTTGAAGAGCAGAAAGGTTCTGATATTCTTGTAGAAGCCATTTCACAGTTTGTTGGAGAGGATGTACAGATAATTATTCTC GGGACTGGCAAAAAGCATATGGAGGAACAGATTGAGGAACTGGGAGACCTGTATCCTGACAAGGCCCGTGGAGTGGCAAAGTTCAATCGCCCTTTGGCCCATATGATCATAGCTGGAGTGGATTTTATGTTGATCCCCAGTAGATTTGAACCATGCGGTCTTATTCAGCTGCAAGCAATGCCATATGGAACG ATTCCCATTGTTGCCTCAACTGGTGGACTGTTCGACACCGTGAAAGAAGGTTTTACAGGATTCCAAATGGGTGCCTTCAACGTTGAG TGCGAGACTGTCGATCCTGCTGATGTGAAAGCAGTGGCAACGACTGTGAAGAGGGCACTCCAAACCTACAGCACCCCTGCTTTGGCAGAGATGATTCAGAACTGCATGGCTCAAGAACTCTCGTGGAAG GAGCCTGCAAAGAAGTGGGAGAAGCTGCTGTTGAGCATGGAGGGAGCTGGCAGCAAACCAGGTGTTGATGGGGAGGAGATAGCTCCTCTTGCTAAAGAGAACGTTGCAACTCCTTGA
- the LOC131319871 gene encoding uncharacterized protein LOC131319871: MLMSMFSSFDALSAESFGQKVGFSWTPTSKEGKVVDASKGAPSTLSNESAKKGKVGNSADGNSTGTCDGRKQKKPQLRRPRFAPELDGVFCFETIVPY, encoded by the coding sequence ATGTTGATGTCAATGTTCAGTTCCTTCGATGCCCTCAGCGCCGAGTCCTTCGGCCAGAAGGTTGGTTTCTCATGGACTCCGACCTCGAAAGAGGGGAAAGTCGTCGACGCTTCTAAGGGCGCTCCGTCCACGTTAAGTAACGAAAGCGCGAAGAAGGGGAAAGTTGGGAATTCGGCGGATGGTAATAGCACTGGGACGTGTGACGGACGGAAACAGAAGAAGCCGCAGTTGAGGAGGCCGAGGTTCGCGCCGGAGTTGGACGGCGTGTTCTGTTTTGAAACCATAGTCCCGTATTAA
- the LOC131319858 gene encoding pentatricopeptide repeat-containing protein At4g21300, with product MYYHKHIYPTLRKYTSIALLGSNPTYANTQIPSKPFGFFPSTEESLASKLAFILQACPDHSVLKQGQQVHTQIILNGIRNMGLLGTRVLGVYVLCSSFKDAKKLFYQLDLSYASPWNWMIRGFTILGLYDFALLFYFKMLGFGTCPDKYTFPYVIKACGGLNSVQLGKSIHETIRLMGYEMDVFVGSSLIKFYADNGCIGDAHCLFDKMPVRDGVLWNVMLYGYVKCGYLDDVIGLFREMRNTEIQPNSVTYTSILSICTSEGMIKFGTQLHGLIVRSGLEMNSPVANTLLAMYAKCRCLSEARALFDAIPQTDLVSWNGMIGGYVQNGFMFEASDLFQKMISAGVKPDSITFASILPSISESANLELAKEIHCYVIRQGVPLDMFLKSALIDVYFKCKDVEMAHNLFNGNAEIDIVIFTAMISGHVLNGINFSALEVFRRLLLERMMPNAVTLASVLPACAGLAALTLGKEVHGYILKKGLEGSCFLGSAISDMYSKCGRLDLAHQIFTRMSEKDSVCWNSMITSCSQNGKPEEAIQLFRQMGKEGAKYDCVSISAALSSCANLPALHYGKEIHCFMMRGSLTSDFFAESALIDMYAKCGNLNLARRVFDIMQGKNEVSWNSIIAAYGNHGHLEESLDLFREMIKEGFQPDHVTFLAIISACGHSGKVEGGKFYFQCMTQEYGIMARMEHYSCMVDLFARAGRLNEAFDIIESMPFDPDAGVWGTLLGACRVHGDVELAELASKHLFEMDPQNSGYYVLLSNLQADAGKWDGVVKTRSMMKQRGVIKVPGYSWVEVNNATHMFVAADASHPQSSEIYLLLKNLLLELRREGYVPRLNVQLHPRTAPSPSKIIV from the coding sequence ATGTACTATCACAAGCATATATACCCAACCTTGAGAAAATATACAAGCATTGCTCTATTGGGTTCCAACCCTACTTATGCAAATACCCAAATCCCATCAAAACCATTTGGATTCTTCCCAAGTACTGAGGAGTCTTTGGCAAGCAAACTTGCATTCATATTGCAAGCTTGTCCGGACCACTCTGTGCTTAAACAAGGCCAGCAAGTTCATACCCAAATCATATTAAATGGAATTCGTAACATGGGTCTGCTGGGTAcgagggttttgggtgtttaTGTCCTTTGTTCTAGCTTCAAAGACGCCAAGAAGTTGTTTTATCAGCTTGATTTGTCCTATGCTTCGCCTTGGAATTGGATGATCAGAGGGTTTACTATCCTGGGGTTGTATGATTTTGCATTGTTGTTTTACTTCAAGATGTTGGGTTTTGGAACTTGTCCTGATAAGTATACTTTCCCTTATGTCATAAAAGCTTGTGGTGGTTTGAATTCGGTACAATTGGGGAAATCGATTCATGAGACGATACGGTTGATGGGTTATGAGATGGACGTGTTTGTGGGGAGTTCTTTGATCAAATTTTatgctgataatgggtgtatcGGCGACGCTCATTGCTTGTTCGATAAAATGCCTGTTAGAGATGGTGTTTTGTGGAATGTGATGCTTTATGGTTACGTGAAATGCGGATATTTGGATGATGTTATTGGGTTGTTTAGGGAAATGAGAAACACTGAAATTCAGCCTAATTCGGTAACTTACACCTCCATTTTATCTATCTGTACCTCAGAAGGAATGATTAAATTCGGTACTCAGCTTCATGGGCTTATCGTTAGAAGTGGATTGGAGATGAACTCTCCAGTGGCCAACACATTGCTCGCAATGTATGCGAAATGTCGTTGCTTATCTGAAGCTCGTGCTTTGTTTGATGCTATACCACAAACTGATTTGGTGAGTTGGAATGGAATGATTGGAGGTTATGTGCAAAACGGGTTTATGTTTGAGGCTTCAGATTTGTTTCAGAAAATGATATCCGCTGGTGTCAAACCAGACTCGATAACTTTTGCAAGCATTCTTCCTTCGATTTCTGAATCTGCAAACTTAGAACTAGCCAAGGAAATCCACTGCTATGTTATAAGACAGGGTGTGCCCTTGGATATGTTTTTGAAGAGTGCACTTATTGATGTGTACTTTAAGTGCAAGGATGTGGAGATGGCACACAATCTTTTCAATGGAAATGCTGAAATAGATATAGTCATTTTCACAGCTATGATTTCAGGGCATGTGCTTAATGGGATAAACTTCAGTGCCTTGGAAGTTTTCCGGAGGTTGCTACTTGAGCGAATGATGCCAAATGCAGTAACCTTGGCGAGTGTTTTACCTGCTTGTGCTGGTTTGGCTGCTTTAACACTAGGTAAGGAAGTACATGGTTATATCCTGAAAAAAGGGCTTGAGGGAAGCTGTTTTTTGGGTAGTGCAATTTCAGATATGTATTCAAAGTGTGGAAGATTGGACCTTGctcatcaaattttcacaaGAATGTCCGAAAAGGACTCTGTTTGTTGGAATTCAATGATAACAAGCTGTTCCCAGAATGGCAAACCAGAGGAGGCCATTCAACTTTTCCGGCAAATGGGCAAGGAAGGAGCCAAATACGATTGCGTAAGCATATCAGCTGCTCTTTCCTCTTGTGCGAATTTACCGGCACTTCACTATGGGAAAGAGATTCACTGCTTCATGATGAGAGGTTCATTGACCTCTGATTTTTTTGCCGAAAGTGCACTGATAGACATGTATGCCAAATGTGGAAACTTGAATTTAGCACGCCGTGTTTTTGATATTATGCAAGGGAAAAATGAAGTGTCGTGGAATAGTATCATTGCTGCTTATGGGAATCATGGTCATCTTGAGGAATCTCTTGACCTATTCCGTGAAATGATAAAAGAAGGATTTCAGCCCGACCATGTCACATTTCTTGCCATTATATCAGCTTGTGGCCATTCAGGGAAAGTTGAAGGAGGAAAGTTCTACTTCCAATGCATGACTCAGGAGTACGGGATTATGGCGCGAATGGAGCATTATTCATGTATGGTTGATTTGTTCGCACGAGCCGGTCGGTTAAACGAAGCATTTGACATCATAGAAAGCATGCCATTTGATCCTGATGCAGGTGTTTGGGGAACATTGCTTGGAGCTTGTAGGGTTCATGGCGACGTTGAGCTCGCCGAGCTGGCTTCCAAACACCTTTTCGAGATGGACCCACAAAATTCCGGTTACTACGTGTTACTATCGAATTTACAAGCTGATGCTGGGAAATGGGATGGTGTGGTTAAAACAAGAAGCATGATGAAACAAAGAGGAGTGATAAAGGTACCGGGGTATAGTTGGGTTGAGGTGAACAATGCCACCCACATGTTTGTTGCTGCGGACGCAAGTCATCCGCAGTCTTCTGAGATCTAtctcttgttgaagaatcttcTTCTGGAGCTGAGAAGAGAGGGATACGTTCCTCGACTTAACGTCCAATTGCACCCACGAACAGCTCCATCGCCATCAAAGATAATTGTGTAG
- the LOC131319865 gene encoding uncharacterized protein LOC131319865 translates to MLFLCFVAVWVAFFVGVIVGSAWKPRWATLGHDGKFNFSSPIKGFGGNPSYGTCAMEDGVEKEQASVPVAKDTNCSSSQLKEKERLAVTEEDLEHLCHLVDRKDGGPPWKHMMDRSAPGMSYQAWQRDAETGPPQYCSKTVYENATPELLRDFFWDDEFRLKWDDMLIHSTTIEECPTTGTMVVHWIRKFPFFCSDREYIIGRRIWDSGRSYYCVTKGVPGPSIPRRDKPRRVDLFYSSWCIQAAESSKGDGQLTACEVILFHHEDMGIPREIAKFGIRQGMWGAVKNIERGLRLYQKERASGAPLSRSAVLAQINTKINPDYMKSLEISEEDSPETELQGSSPEKPGGLNIPKLIVFGGAVVLACTLDRGLLTKAVIFGVARRFGNIGRGL, encoded by the exons AtgttgtttttgtgttttgttgctGTTTGGGTTGCGTTTTTCGTTGGGGTTATTGTGGGTTCGGCTTGGAAACCCAGATGGGCGACCTTGGGTCATGATGGTAAATTCAACTTTTCGTCGCCAATAAAGGGTTTTGGTGGGAACCCTAGTTATGGCACTTGTGCAATGGAAGATGGTGTGGAGAAGGAACAAGCTTCTGTACCAGTGGCCAAAGACACCAATTGCAG TTCATCACAACTCAAAGAAAAAGAGCGTCTCGCTGTGACGGAGGAGGATTTAGAACATTTATGCCATCTTGTAGATAGGAAAGATGGGGGTCCCCCTTGGAAACATATGATGGACCGTTCTGCCCCCGGTATGAGCTACCAAGCATGGCAGAGAGATGCAGAG ACTGGTCCTCCTCAATATTGCAGCAAAACTGTCTACGAGAATGCCACGCCAGAATTATTGAGAGACTTCTTTTGGGATGATGAGTTCCGATTGAAGTGGGATGACATGCTCATTCATTCTACCACAATAGAAGAATGCCCCACCACAGGAACCATGGTAGTTCATTGGATCAGGAAG TTTCCCTTTTTTTGTAGTGACAGAGAGTATATAATAGGCCGTCGAATATGGGATTCAGGACGATCGTATTACTGCGTGACAAAG GGGGTTCCCGGCCCTTCTATTCCAAGACGTGACAAACCAAGACGTGTTGATCTTTTCTATTCAAGTTGGTGCATCCAAGCAG CGGAATCAAGCAAAGGGGATGGCCAGCTAACTGCCTGTGAGGTGATTCTCTTCCATCATGAAGACATGGGCATCCCACGGGAAATCGCAAAATTTGGAATAAGGCAAGGGATGTGGGGAGCCGTCAAGAATATTGAGCGTGGTTTACGTCTCTACCAGAAGGAAAGAGCATCTGGAGCACCACTCTCTAGGTCTGCAGTTTTGGCTCAGATCAACACCAAAATCAATCCAGACTACATGAAATCCTTGGAAATTTCTGAAGAAGATTCACCAGAGACTGAACTGCAAGGTTCTTCACCTGAGAAGCCTGGGGGTCTGAACATCCCCAAGCTCATAGTTTTTGGTGGGGCTGTCGTCCTTGCTTGTACTCTTGATCGTGGCCTCTTGACTAAGGCAGTTATATTTGGTGTTGCCAGAAGGTTTGGAAACATTGGACGGGGATTATAG
- the LOC131319872 gene encoding uncharacterized protein LOC131319872 isoform X2, with product MLCSIPTGKSGSKWLDRLRSSKGFPEAHNDIDLDQFLSNSNPPEPDIGPESERPVPNRNQTTPEAHRESGEREWLGLMSNVLSELFNMGEKPDDLTRGKKCSRKQPNPRVCAVSTSSNVETVPSCGENSCADVKERSERLRAAREENVDFEEDEDCYGDLSGFSRTEVTVIDSSCASWKNEKLLFRRKNMWRVREKKSRSVRVGAKKRKGRPLEEESGGGEKKQKRCDLSKDGADGESRTVMPSSNVLVQCDKTNEGRTDTPDIVSQEIKKVWLLSYPCKGCSNE from the exons ATGCTCTGCTCAATCCCGACCGGAAAGTCCGGTTCCAAGTGGCTCGACCGGCTCCGATCGTCCAAAGGTTTCCCAGAGGCCCACAACGACATCGATCTCGACCAATTCCTCTCCAATTCCAACCCCCCCGAACCCGACATTGGACCGGAATCAGAAAGACCGGTTCCCAATCGCAACCAAACAACGCCAGAGGCTCATCGGGAGagcggagagagagaatggctcGGTTTGATGAGCAATGTTCTATCCGAGCTGTTTAACATGGGGGAAAAACCGGACGATTTGACGAGAGGCAAAAAGTGCTCTCGCAAGCAACCAAACCCTAGGGTTTGCGCTGTTTCCACGTCATCGAATGTCGAGACGGTGCCGTCTTGTGGCGAGAACAGTTGTGCGGATGTGAAGGAAAGGAGTGAGAGATTGAGAGCGGCGAGGGAAGAGAATGTGGACTTTGAGGAGGATGAGGATTGTTACGGTGATCTGTCAGGGTTTTCGCGAACGGAGGTGACGGTGATTGACTCGAGCTGTGCGtcgtggaaaaatgagaagttGTTGTTTAGGAGGAAGAACATGTGGAGAGTTCGCGAGAAGAAGAGTCGGTCGGTTAGGGTTGGGGCGAAGAAGAGGAAGGGGAGGCCTTTGGAAGAGgagagtggtggtggagagaaGAAACAAAAGCGGTGTGATTTATCGAAGGATGGAGCAGATGGAGAATCACGCACGGTGATGCCATCGAGCAAT GTACTTGTGCAGTGTGACAAAACGAATGAAGGCCGGACAGACACACCCGATATT GTTTCCCAGGAAATCAAAAAAGTGTGGCTCCTCAGCTATCCTTGTAAAGGGTGTTCCAACGAATAA
- the LOC131319872 gene encoding uncharacterized protein LOC131319872 isoform X1, with translation MLCSIPTGKSGSKWLDRLRSSKGFPEAHNDIDLDQFLSNSNPPEPDIGPESERPVPNRNQTTPEAHRESGEREWLGLMSNVLSELFNMGEKPDDLTRGKKCSRKQPNPRVCAVSTSSNVETVPSCGENSCADVKERSERLRAAREENVDFEEDEDCYGDLSGFSRTEVTVIDSSCASWKNEKLLFRRKNMWRVREKKSRSVRVGAKKRKGRPLEEESGGGEKKQKRCDLSKDGADGESRTVMPSSNVLVQCDKTNEGRTDTPDIVRFPRKSKKCGSSAILVKGVPTNKKNAANIPRAV, from the exons ATGCTCTGCTCAATCCCGACCGGAAAGTCCGGTTCCAAGTGGCTCGACCGGCTCCGATCGTCCAAAGGTTTCCCAGAGGCCCACAACGACATCGATCTCGACCAATTCCTCTCCAATTCCAACCCCCCCGAACCCGACATTGGACCGGAATCAGAAAGACCGGTTCCCAATCGCAACCAAACAACGCCAGAGGCTCATCGGGAGagcggagagagagaatggctcGGTTTGATGAGCAATGTTCTATCCGAGCTGTTTAACATGGGGGAAAAACCGGACGATTTGACGAGAGGCAAAAAGTGCTCTCGCAAGCAACCAAACCCTAGGGTTTGCGCTGTTTCCACGTCATCGAATGTCGAGACGGTGCCGTCTTGTGGCGAGAACAGTTGTGCGGATGTGAAGGAAAGGAGTGAGAGATTGAGAGCGGCGAGGGAAGAGAATGTGGACTTTGAGGAGGATGAGGATTGTTACGGTGATCTGTCAGGGTTTTCGCGAACGGAGGTGACGGTGATTGACTCGAGCTGTGCGtcgtggaaaaatgagaagttGTTGTTTAGGAGGAAGAACATGTGGAGAGTTCGCGAGAAGAAGAGTCGGTCGGTTAGGGTTGGGGCGAAGAAGAGGAAGGGGAGGCCTTTGGAAGAGgagagtggtggtggagagaaGAAACAAAAGCGGTGTGATTTATCGAAGGATGGAGCAGATGGAGAATCACGCACGGTGATGCCATCGAGCAAT GTACTTGTGCAGTGTGACAAAACGAATGAAGGCCGGACAGACACACCCGATATTGTAAG GTTTCCCAGGAAATCAAAAAAGTGTGGCTCCTCAGCTATCCTTGTAAAGGGTGTTCCAACGAATAAGAAGAATGCAGCAAACATCCCTAGAGCTGTCTGA